Proteins encoded in a region of the Populus nigra chromosome 3, ddPopNigr1.1, whole genome shotgun sequence genome:
- the LOC133690089 gene encoding serine/threonine-protein kinase AFC1-like isoform X3, with translation MHDLRLIHTDLKPENILLVSSEYIKVPDYKFLSRSTKDGSYFKNLPKSSAIKLIDFGSTTFEHQDHNYVVSTRHYRAPEVVLGLGWNYPCDIWSVGCILVELCSGEALFQTHENLEHLAMMERVLGPLPQHMAIRADRRAEKYFRRGVRLDWPEGATSRESMRAVTKLPRLPNIIMQHVDHSAGDLIDLLQGLLRYDPAERLKAREALRHPFFSRDLRRYGYPV, from the exons ATGCATGATTTACGTCTGATTCACACTGACTTGAAGCCTGAAAATATTCTACTTGTTTCCTCTGAGTACATCAAAGTGCCAGATTACAAG TTTCTTTCACGGTCCACAAAAGATGGTTCCTACTTCAAGAATCTTCCCAAGTCAAGTGCTATTAAGCTCATTGATTTTGGAAGTACTACATTTGAACATCAGGATCACAACTATGTGGTGTCAACACGGCATTATCGTGCACCAGAGGTTGTTTTAG GTCTTGGGTGGAACTATCCCTGTGATATATGGAGTGTGGGCTGCATACTTGTTGAATTATGTTCT GGTGAGGCCCTTTTTCAAACTCATGAGAACTTGGAACATCTTGCCATGATGGAGAGGGTTTTAGGACCTCTGCCACAACACATGGCGATCAGGGCTGA TCGACGTGCTGAGAAATATTTCAGGAGAGGTGTGCGATTGGATTGGCCTGAGGGTGCAACTTCAAGAGAAAGCATGAGAGCAGTTACGAAGTTGCCTCGTCTGCCA AACATAATAATGCAGCACGTGGATCATTCTGCCGGTGATTTAATTGATCTCTTGCAAGGACTCCTAAGATATGACCCAGCAGAGCGGCTCAAAGCCAGGGAAGCGTTGAGGCACCCATTCTTCTCAAGAGATCTTAGAAGATATGGCTACCCCGTGTAA
- the LOC133690089 gene encoding serine/threonine-protein kinase AFC1-like isoform X2, whose translation METQRITEFPHKNMDKRPKKRQRLTWGVPPPLLAPPKVIPGMFCGYGFYNGNSSPPWRPDDKDGHYVFAIGENLTPRYRILSKMGEGTFGQVLECFDNEKKEGVAIKIVRSIHKYREAAMIEIDVLQRLARHDFGSMRCVQIRNWFDYRNHICIVFEKLGPSLYDFLRKNSYRSFPIDLVRELGRQLLESVAFMHDLRLIHTDLKPENILLVSSEYIKVPDYKFLSRSTKDGSYFKNLPKSSAIKLIDFGSTTFEHQDHNYVVSTRHYRAPEVVLGLGWNYPCDIWSVGCILVELCSGEALFQTHENLEHLAMMERVLGPLPQHMAIRADRRAEKYFRRGVRLDWPEGATSRESMRAVTKLPRLPNIIMQHVDHSAGDLIDLLQGLLRYDPAERLKAREALRHPFFSRDLRRYGYPV comes from the exons ATGGAAACGCAGAGAATAACAGAGTTTCCACATAAAAACATGGATAAGCGTCCCAAGAAACGACAGCGTTTAACATGGGGCGTGCCTCCTCCTCTCTTAGCTCCTCCAAAG GTGATTCCTGGGATGTTTTGTGGGTATGGGTTTTACAATGGGAATAGTTCACctccttggagacctgatgatAAAGATGGACATTATGTTTTCGCCATTGGAGAGAATTTGACTCCGCGCT ACAGGATTCTTAGCAAGATGGGTGAAG GAACTTTTGGGCAGGTCTTGGAATGTTTTgataatgaaaagaaagaaggagtGGCAATCAAAATTGTCCGCTCCATACACAAGTATCGCGAAGCTGCAATGATTGAAATTGATGTCCTGCAGAGGCTGGCTAGGCATGATTTTGGTAGCATGCG TTGTGTACAAATACGGAATTGGTTTGACTATCGTAATCATATTTGTATT GTATTTGAGAAGCTTGGACCAAGCTTATATGATTTTCTCCGCAAAAACAGCTATCGGTCATTTCCCATTGATCTTGTCCGGGAGCTTGGCAGACAACTTTTGGAGTCTGTTGCAT TTATGCATGATTTACGTCTGATTCACACTGACTTGAAGCCTGAAAATATTCTACTTGTTTCCTCTGAGTACATCAAAGTGCCAGATTACAAG TTTCTTTCACGGTCCACAAAAGATGGTTCCTACTTCAAGAATCTTCCCAAGTCAAGTGCTATTAAGCTCATTGATTTTGGAAGTACTACATTTGAACATCAGGATCACAACTATGTGGTGTCAACACGGCATTATCGTGCACCAGAGGTTGTTTTAG GTCTTGGGTGGAACTATCCCTGTGATATATGGAGTGTGGGCTGCATACTTGTTGAATTATGTTCT GGTGAGGCCCTTTTTCAAACTCATGAGAACTTGGAACATCTTGCCATGATGGAGAGGGTTTTAGGACCTCTGCCACAACACATGGCGATCAGGGCTGA TCGACGTGCTGAGAAATATTTCAGGAGAGGTGTGCGATTGGATTGGCCTGAGGGTGCAACTTCAAGAGAAAGCATGAGAGCAGTTACGAAGTTGCCTCGTCTGCCA AACATAATAATGCAGCACGTGGATCATTCTGCCGGTGATTTAATTGATCTCTTGCAAGGACTCCTAAGATATGACCCAGCAGAGCGGCTCAAAGCCAGGGAAGCGTTGAGGCACCCATTCTTCTCAAGAGATCTTAGAAGATATGGCTACCCCGTGTAA
- the LOC133690089 gene encoding serine/threonine-protein kinase AFC1-like isoform X1 has product METQRITEFPHKNMDKRPKKRQRLTWGVPPPLLAPPKQVIPGMFCGYGFYNGNSSPPWRPDDKDGHYVFAIGENLTPRYRILSKMGEGTFGQVLECFDNEKKEGVAIKIVRSIHKYREAAMIEIDVLQRLARHDFGSMRCVQIRNWFDYRNHICIVFEKLGPSLYDFLRKNSYRSFPIDLVRELGRQLLESVAFMHDLRLIHTDLKPENILLVSSEYIKVPDYKFLSRSTKDGSYFKNLPKSSAIKLIDFGSTTFEHQDHNYVVSTRHYRAPEVVLGLGWNYPCDIWSVGCILVELCSGEALFQTHENLEHLAMMERVLGPLPQHMAIRADRRAEKYFRRGVRLDWPEGATSRESMRAVTKLPRLPNIIMQHVDHSAGDLIDLLQGLLRYDPAERLKAREALRHPFFSRDLRRYGYPV; this is encoded by the exons ATGGAAACGCAGAGAATAACAGAGTTTCCACATAAAAACATGGATAAGCGTCCCAAGAAACGACAGCGTTTAACATGGGGCGTGCCTCCTCCTCTCTTAGCTCCTCCAAAG cAGGTGATTCCTGGGATGTTTTGTGGGTATGGGTTTTACAATGGGAATAGTTCACctccttggagacctgatgatAAAGATGGACATTATGTTTTCGCCATTGGAGAGAATTTGACTCCGCGCT ACAGGATTCTTAGCAAGATGGGTGAAG GAACTTTTGGGCAGGTCTTGGAATGTTTTgataatgaaaagaaagaaggagtGGCAATCAAAATTGTCCGCTCCATACACAAGTATCGCGAAGCTGCAATGATTGAAATTGATGTCCTGCAGAGGCTGGCTAGGCATGATTTTGGTAGCATGCG TTGTGTACAAATACGGAATTGGTTTGACTATCGTAATCATATTTGTATT GTATTTGAGAAGCTTGGACCAAGCTTATATGATTTTCTCCGCAAAAACAGCTATCGGTCATTTCCCATTGATCTTGTCCGGGAGCTTGGCAGACAACTTTTGGAGTCTGTTGCAT TTATGCATGATTTACGTCTGATTCACACTGACTTGAAGCCTGAAAATATTCTACTTGTTTCCTCTGAGTACATCAAAGTGCCAGATTACAAG TTTCTTTCACGGTCCACAAAAGATGGTTCCTACTTCAAGAATCTTCCCAAGTCAAGTGCTATTAAGCTCATTGATTTTGGAAGTACTACATTTGAACATCAGGATCACAACTATGTGGTGTCAACACGGCATTATCGTGCACCAGAGGTTGTTTTAG GTCTTGGGTGGAACTATCCCTGTGATATATGGAGTGTGGGCTGCATACTTGTTGAATTATGTTCT GGTGAGGCCCTTTTTCAAACTCATGAGAACTTGGAACATCTTGCCATGATGGAGAGGGTTTTAGGACCTCTGCCACAACACATGGCGATCAGGGCTGA TCGACGTGCTGAGAAATATTTCAGGAGAGGTGTGCGATTGGATTGGCCTGAGGGTGCAACTTCAAGAGAAAGCATGAGAGCAGTTACGAAGTTGCCTCGTCTGCCA AACATAATAATGCAGCACGTGGATCATTCTGCCGGTGATTTAATTGATCTCTTGCAAGGACTCCTAAGATATGACCCAGCAGAGCGGCTCAAAGCCAGGGAAGCGTTGAGGCACCCATTCTTCTCAAGAGATCTTAGAAGATATGGCTACCCCGTGTAA